A portion of the Ammoniphilus sp. CFH 90114 genome contains these proteins:
- a CDS encoding S-layer homology domain-containing protein, giving the protein MKKTSNMGRKLPILFIIFCLCWSSLSFAATEPSLELESGSITGDTVTLSLKLNSDGNIRGIQFDLNYDKSELTFLRSSSGPLSENFFVEGNPENSRVVIASFNRNLPSGEGKIADLQFKVNKELGSSGATVQLTRILVSDGTGKEVSINLLNGGTAVIAPAEGGSTPSPRPTPTPAPGGGAPGGGAPAPTPAPGGGAPGGGAPAPTPAPGGGAPAPVKVPEPRGXGGAPGGGAPAPTPAPGGGAPAPVKVPEPRGAIEMENLFKQMLTEPSASLDVKSQLKQEEVLKQSAEQLLALTSSETLTNQVQVKDGVATAVLDAKTLESAIGKMAKKKTELEQSLKAKGITQALNPSVQLVFPKDKLNGTVEIQIPKELKQQLQSIDALHIHLEDKMMVQVKTKEILAKKDQNFVLQVKEVGTTGPPAGSFKFPSFQVTGPQAALVSVDITNWLKQGQSADRLTSYQWKQNKWMPTGAKWNATDSTLQFQVKTDAPFAIQEIASTYKDLGPVASWAQNPIEVMSGHGFIDGRNALTFDPSKPITRGEFVQIIVRALGLGDGQAKAAFGDVSMEHPYYDEISAASNSGIIAGFGGNQFRPNDPITREQMATIISKTLDPSVKGKLKPNTDAAIQRFDDKAAIADWAKEAVASSVQLQWMTGVKVDEFKPKDLATRAQATVMMYQIWSQK; this is encoded by the coding sequence GTGAAAAAAACATCTAATATGGGCAGGAAGCTGCCCATTCTTTTTATTATCTTTTGTCTCTGCTGGTCAAGTCTTAGTTTTGCTGCAACCGAACCGAGTCTCGAGCTAGAATCAGGAAGTATAACAGGAGATACGGTGACGCTTTCTTTGAAGTTAAATAGTGATGGGAACATACGTGGGATACAATTTGATCTAAACTATGATAAATCCGAGTTGACGTTTCTTCGTTCCAGCAGCGGCCCGCTTTCTGAGAATTTTTTTGTAGAAGGTAACCCGGAAAATAGTAGAGTCGTTATTGCTAGTTTCAATCGGAACCTTCCTTCTGGTGAAGGGAAGATAGCTGATCTTCAATTTAAGGTGAATAAGGAATTAGGAAGCTCGGGAGCCACTGTGCAGCTTACGAGAATTCTTGTGTCTGACGGAACGGGTAAAGAGGTGAGCATCAACCTTCTGAATGGAGGAACGGCTGTCATTGCGCCTGCTGAGGGAGGATCGACCCCTTCCCCCCGCCCAACACCAACGCCAGCTCCAGGTGGGGGCGCACCGGGTGGAGGAGCACCTGCACCAACGCCAGCTCCAGGTGGGGGTGCACCGGGTGGAGGAGCACCTGCACCAACGCCAGCTCCAGGAGGAGGAGCACCTGCACCAGTGAAGGTTCCGGAACCACGAGGAGNTGGGGGTGCACCGGGTGGAGGAGCACCTGCACCAACGCCAGCTCCAGGAGGAGGAGCACCTGCACCAGTGAAGGTTCCGGAACCACGAGGAGCTATTGAAATGGAGAATTTATTCAAACAGATGCTGACTGAACCTTCTGCTTCTCTGGATGTCAAAAGTCAACTGAAACAGGAAGAAGTCCTTAAACAATCTGCTGAACAACTTTTAGCTTTGACTTCTTCCGAGACTTTAACGAATCAGGTTCAAGTGAAGGATGGAGTTGCGACGGCTGTTCTTGATGCGAAGACCTTAGAAAGTGCTATTGGCAAAATGGCCAAAAAGAAAACCGAGTTAGAACAGTCTCTAAAAGCCAAAGGAATCACGCAAGCTTTAAATCCAAGCGTTCAGCTCGTTTTTCCGAAGGATAAGCTGAACGGAACGGTTGAGATTCAGATTCCGAAGGAATTGAAACAACAGCTTCAATCCATTGATGCTCTTCATATTCACTTAGAAGACAAGATGATGGTTCAAGTCAAGACGAAAGAAATTCTAGCAAAGAAGGATCAGAACTTCGTTCTTCAAGTGAAAGAAGTGGGAACAACCGGGCCGCCGGCAGGAAGCTTTAAGTTTCCTTCTTTCCAGGTAACAGGACCGCAGGCTGCTCTCGTTAGCGTGGATATTACGAACTGGTTAAAGCAGGGCCAATCAGCAGATCGTCTAACCTCCTATCAATGGAAGCAAAACAAGTGGATGCCAACAGGGGCCAAATGGAATGCAACTGACTCGACTCTTCAGTTCCAAGTGAAGACAGATGCCCCATTTGCCATTCAAGAGATAGCATCAACCTATAAAGATCTAGGACCTGTTGCTTCTTGGGCTCAAAATCCAATCGAAGTTATGTCAGGCCATGGCTTCATAGATGGCCGCAATGCGTTAACCTTTGATCCAAGCAAGCCAATTACCCGTGGGGAGTTTGTGCAGATTATAGTCCGAGCGCTAGGTTTAGGAGATGGGCAAGCCAAGGCGGCCTTTGGCGATGTTTCAATGGAGCATCCTTACTATGACGAGATTAGTGCGGCAAGTAATTCAGGCATTATAGCTGGCTTCGGTGGCAATCAATTCCGTCCAAACGACCCCATTACCCGTGAGCAAATGGCGACAATTATTTCTAAAACCCTTGATCCATCGGTCAAAGGCAAACTGAAGCCAAACACCGATGCTGCGATTCAACGCTTTGACGATAAAGCCGCGATTGCCGACTGGGCGAAGGAAGCAGTAGCCTCTAGTGTTCAATTACAGTGGATGACGGGAGTCAAAGTGGATGAGTTCAAGCCTAAGGATTTGGCTACGCGTGCTCAAGCCACCGTCATGATGTATCAGATTTGGAGTCAGAAGTAG